GCAAAGtgaataaaaagagaacaaggagAGAGGGAGTAAATAAGGTTGCTATGCAGTTAGCAGGGGTTCTGGGCGAAAGATTGTGTACAGCTTCAGAATAATactgaagctgtgctgctggattGTGTggttttctggatttttttttttttttttttggtacatgCATAGTATTTTGCTATAGTGTTTTCTGTTgacgtttttgttttttacctcTGAGGATATTGTCTATTACAGAGTAGTGTGAGAGGTAGCaacaggaaggggaaagaggcagaaatgacCATTTTTAAATGGAGTATATATCCAAAAGATATCCATGTGCTCGAATCTGTGAGGCAGATAATTTCTGTCccaaacagaagttaaaaatcaGTCACGTGACATTGGAACTTAATGAAATGAGACATTTAATAAGTAGATCACATCAGAACATGGTTCTTCAGGAGAGAAACTCTAGCAAAGCCTGCATTTTTACTTAGGATGGGAGGTACAGCATAGTCTGTGCAGCTGTTGCTCTAATAGCATAACATCAATAGACTGTAACAGTTTCAAAAAACTATTcaagaaaaagtatttgaagTGAAAGCATAATTGAATAAAATACCTTGATAAACTTGCACTGCAACTAAGGGCTCGATTTCAATCAACAGGATTGATTTGCaaagtaagagaaaaggaaacatgcATGCATGGATGGAATGTTTGATCCTTTCTTCCACCTACTGGAAGCAACTTCAAAGTAGATTTGATCCATTTGAACCTCACTGATACTTTGGACATACGGTTAAGCGGACAATTATTTTCTCAATGtgagaagagaaacaagtaCCGTTTGATGCCCGAGGGGGGGAGCTAGAAGAGAGGGAGCTGATAAAACTTCCTCAGCCACTCAAGAGCACTTCTTCAGCAGTCCTAGGAGCTGTGATTGTGCAGTGTCAGCTAGTTTGTTCAGCTGAGCGCCCACACACAGGAGTAAATGCTGTTTCTACAGAATTCCCCAACTTTCActtgcagagcaggagcacTGGTCTTTCTGACTGACAAACTTCTGAATCTCTCTACAGGTGAAAGCCAAAATACTCTAAAATTAGACTTTTCAGATCTGCTCTGCCCCTaactaaatatttgtttaagGGTGGTGAACATAAGACTGTGGTCTCCGGTAAGAAGATGCAAACCTACATATTATGGACATGACCATTAGACCTGGAACAGCTAAGAACTGAATCAGTGACCCAGCAAGCTTCTTTGAGCAATGGTTGGCCTCTAGTTCAGCCCCCATGACTTCTTGACCTTAGAATACTTCCCCAGTGCCCTAGGATGGTATGAGGCTGCAGTTGTGTGGTTCACAGGCTCATTTGTGTTGGTGCAACAGTATCAGTTTTGTGTGACACTCAGGATGAATCAAGAGACAAAGAGAGTCCGTCTTGAATGGTGAGAGATTTTGCTGTCTAGAGGTAGCTTTGGCTGTCTATAGGCTCCTGCTTTTGCCCAGCTGAGCAAAAATCCTGATTCCTTGTGGCATGTCCTGTCATGTCATGACATCACTTTGTATGAACGATGAAACTGCAGCATCATTATGGTGATGCCAGTCTCTGACCATATGTTACTTTAATCTTTTGGCTACAACAAAGGTTCCCTGTTCCAATCTCTTCCCATCTCCTGAGATCAGCTACTCTAATGGCTTAGGGAATTGGAAAGCTATAAATGAAAGATTACCTTTTCTGCAACTTTCCCAGGGCTGTGTTGTTAGAAATTCAAACCTAGCAAGGAGTCATTCAAGGTAATATTTAATGTTTCCTGCTTTGACAAGGCTTGATCTAAAGCCTCTCgaagtcagtggaaaaactTGAGTTGAATGTAATGGACTTTGATTAAACCTATAGCAAGAGTTTCAAGGATGCGATGAAAATCTCATCCgttgtatttttgtatgtgcTTCTCTCTAGAGAACTTATTCCTGAGATGTAAGTTTCAGCTTAACTGAATTGGTTAGCCATACCAGTAGAAAAACAGAACTCACACTGATTTCATCCATGAGATGAATAAGTGATACAAAATCTCAGTTCTTACTGCTCTGACTCTATTGCCCTGGCAGATCTGCCCTATCAGTAATGTGTATCACTGTAAGGTtgctttacttttctgaagCATGATTTAATGTGACACGGGAATAAACTGTAAACAAAGAACTACTTTCACAGATGTCACCTACAAGCCACAGTTCATGCTTCTGAGTGCTGTGTCCCTACATGCTGCTGGCATACTTGGGGAAGGTCAGAAATATACTGCTGTATTTCTCTTCATGCAGATGCACGTAATACTTTTGTTAGGGTCTTTCCTGTGGTGGCTCTTTGATTCTTGTCATATCTAGGGTTCCCAGGGCTTTCAGATTCCCACCTCCTATTGCTTTCAAGGGGGAAACAATTTTCTAAATAACTTCAGCCAAGTTAAATAATGTTTGTCCTCTCTTTAGCCCCATACTGCTTTGCATCTTCATCACCACCTGAAACAACTGAGCATCTTGGGGAGTATCTGCAGCGATGTCTCTTTAGTGTCTCTTTGGTAGGTGTCCTTCATCAATGTCTCCATgctcatattttttcttcttgttcgCTCTTGCAGGGCTGGAACCTGGTCACATCCCTGGTGCTGTGAACATGCCCTTCTCAACATTCCTGACAGAAACCGGCCATGAGAAGAGTATTGAGGAGATTCAGCAGATGTTCCGCGAGAAGAAAGTGGATCTCTCAAAGCCACTGACTGCCACGTGCCGCAAAGGTGTCACGGCATGTCACATTGCCTTGGCAGCCTACCTGTGTGGCAAGACTGACGTGGCTGTTTATGATGGCTCCTGGTCCGAATGGTTCCGCCGTGCCCCACCTCAGTACAAGGTCACTGAGGTGAAGCGCAACAAGGGCTAGAGGGAGAGTTGTTCCCTGGGCTATGAGATCTAGCAGCTGTCTGTAGACCAGGGTGcaaaaaggagagggaggaggtagaaaaagggaaaaaaaaatcatgctgatTTATACTCTGCCGATTTTTCTCAGAATGATCAGTAGTTTTCTATCACATCTTGCAGCTTCTCACGATGAAATAAAATCTACTTCTACGATAATGCGTTTGTGAACAACTCTAATTATTTCCTGTTGCCCCTGACTTCTTTGTGTTGGGTGGGAAAAGCAGCTTGGCAGCATGAGAGAGAGTTACACTCTTCCCTCGAGGCTTCCAGAAATTCTCGTGGCCTTATGAGAACGCAAGTCCGTGGTGTAGTGCAACAGATGAAAATTCTGGGACTAGTTCTGGGTGCTGAATACAGGAGGGCCAGGCTTTGGTTCTGTTATTGACTGGACGTGATGCTGTTTGCCAGCCAACCAATTCCCTTTTCCAATGTGGAAAATGGGGGCCTCTCTGATGGGGATCAGTGAGCTCACATGAACCGTCTGGAAATGGTATATAAGATCcagttctgctgaaataaagTCTTGTAGATTATCAGGATTGCCTCGCGAATGTCTCCAAGAAATCCTATACATGTGATGAAGACTTACGGACACAGACATGAGTCCccttcctttttgtattttttttcctgtttgtttttggttATGTTTTTTGATCAGCAAGGATGCTGCTCATCTTTGCcatgtttcttctgtttcccatAGTGACTACAGCTCATAGAGGGAGGGTTGTTCCCTAGCAACTGTTCCTGCCTTTCAGCCTTCAGACCACCTCCATAGGCTGGACTTCAGCAGGACCTTCCTGCTTGTAAGAATCACTGTGGCACCCCATCAGGGACCATGGACCAGGAGGAAGAGGTAGTTATGGAAGAGGCTCCGCCCCTTGTTAAATCTTAGATCTTTTctatactggaaaaaaaaaaaaaagagagaaatgatcCCATTGCATTGTAACACCTATGGAACTTCAGGTCTGGAAAGTCAATTAAATATCCTCATATTTTGGAGGCCCAGCCAGATGTGGAAGGCGTATATGACCATGCTTGATCACATCTGATGACTGGGTGAGAATGGCATGCTGATTTGTACACCTGTACTTCCTCCATGGCTAGATGTTAAGGAAGTCAAAGACTATAGAATcactcttcttttgtttttcagaaaaaggtatcaatttaatcatttttagCTGTTTGATCAATAAATGTCTTTTCTCGTATGTCATGTATTGTCCCTCACAGAATTGGTTTAGCAAAGGAATAAGCAGACATAGTTCTGTGGTGTCTGTTATCCAGGAGGATAGTAAAATGATCTCAGAGACCTTCTTCATATTAAGATTTAGGAGTCTCAGAACGGTACTTTGACTTTGGACCTTCTGGCTCAAAAGTAAAATGGACAATAAACAATAGCAATAAAATCAAATCCAATTACAAGTAAGGAAAGTAAGGGCAATAGCAGGACTTCACCATCATTTTGTCCAGCATGAACTGGGGAAATGAAGGTTATCAATGAATGGGGTTTGAGAAATGAGAACATTGCGGTGCACTGAAATGGGGAGAAGAGGAATTTCTTTAAGAGTGGACTGAATATAGCAATAATAACAgacatgattttgttttaagtagGATGTGGGATTTAACACAGTTTATTTAGAAACACAGATTCCTGCACGTGTTTAAATGTTTagctcttctttaaaaacaatacagaaaagaagcagGTGCTGCCATGTGAGTCAAGACTAACTTCTTTGCATATCAAGGCCTTTTTCTATTTGTGGAAGAAGTTATTTCTCTTACCACATTTGCACAGCACGTAGCACTTACACTTGGAGTCTGACTTATACAGCAGTTCCAGTTTCAGGATACCAGTGTTGTACCAGACATGCTGCTGCAAAGAACTGGTGTAGCATGGAAGAAGTTGCTGGCTCAGATCAGCCCTGTTTGTTCCCATGAGCTACCTTTGAAGCAGTGGGCTTCCTGTCCCCTCAGCTGGTGTCTGTATTCCGAAAAACAGCCTTAAGAGCAGAAACTAAGCATATATGACATACCCTGAGCTCATTTGACAAATGCAGACATCTATCCCTGCCTGATCCAGATCATTCTTGTATTGCTGCTAGTGCCAGCAGACTCACGAACAGCATGTCCACCACCATGGAGCATGGCTTCAGCTCTAACCTGTCACAGGTTTCACTTGAGTGAAATTGGCTATTCTCTGTTTGCCTGAAAATAGACTAAGTCATCAAAAGATGAGCAGATGAGTAAATCCACCATCCCCTTCATTCCCTTCTCTGGGACTGACACAGCATTTGTTTCTCTCCTAAGGCGACGGTAGAGGTCCCAGCATGCCCTGGACTTGATGTGGCCCAAGGTGACTCTGTGCTGGCCAACAGTGCATCAGGTAAGCAAGGTGGCAGTGAAGCTGTCCCTCCTCCAGAGCTTACTTTGCAGTACAGCTTATGATGCAATGCGtcattcccttcctccctcctgagGAGGCTGGTTGGTTAAAATCCCCAAGTGTGTTTTCCCCAACTTTTGGACTTGTCTCCCTATCTGCTTGTGCAGTAAGCCACTGCTATTCGGTAAACTCATCAACAAATACCAGTGAGTCACAGAGACTGTAAATGCATCTTCATGAGTGTGGCAATGATCATAAGTCGGAGAAGCCACGTAGACGTAAGAAAATACAGACCTTTGTGTAGGTGCCTGACCACAAGATTTTTACTTGcacatttctgttcctgttcATGTACCAAAAACATTTAAGACTCCTCAGGCACCTTCTTGTTCAGCATGAAATTTGACACAAAGCTacctttgttgtttgtttctgctttctttctctctgagaTTTTAGTTCTTTTGTTGTCTGCCAATGACACAGTGACATGCCTGGTTGTTTCCAGCTCCATTTAAGTTACCCCCTATCAATCATCCAGACAGTATCAAATTCATTGAGCTATGCTTTTCATCTTTAAGTGGAAcctgaggaagggaaaaacaagcaTCTTCCAGCAGGCTTAAGTCTCAGCAGACAGAGAACATCCCAAAAGACTTCCAGCAGAGCCTCTTGCAAGATCTCCAAAAGCCCAACAGCTCAGGTAACAATGAAGAATTCCACATATATTAAATCCAAGGCATCTCCTTCTGTAAAGTATATTCAGACTAAAAGACAGAGTAAACAGCATCTCCAAGCCAAAACTCCCCACATGCAGAATCATCATTCAAGAACAgttgaagaagaaagagaagatacTTCTGCCACCAAAGACCCGAGAAGCAGGAACAGCATTTCCCGTCTGTCTGCAGCATCCAggcagagagaggcagagaacaCCAAATACATGTCAAACAGCAAAGAGCTAGTAGCAGGCCAGCAGCAAACCTCAGGTTCTAAAATGCCTGGATCTCCGTGGAAGACCACCAAAGCCAAGGAGATCTGCAGGAGTGCCAGTGAGTCCCTGTCATCATTAGCGCCAGATATGAAAGCAGAGTGGAAGGTGCCTCTggagaagaaatacagtttcacccatgacaacagcaaaaataaatttgccaGTGTAGATGAACTTACCAGCAATGAAGAGGTATTGGGGAAAGATGTTTTACGTCTCCTTTATAGCATACTGAAGGATGTTTTATGGTGTAGGGTGGGTTATTAGCAGTTTCTAGAAGACAGAGAGAGGGATGGTTTGGGGCTTCACAGTAAGGGACAGTGACACGTTCCACAGGCAGCCTttcacatctttgtttttttccattttgtttttccatcacCCTTCCATTTATAAGTTCCTGTAGGCAGGCAGAGTAGTAGCTCAGCAAGGCGGCACTTGGATCCAGTCCAGAGCCCAACACCCTTGTCCCTTTCTGATTTGCACCCATTCTGACATTCCCAGATATCCCATGCAATTACAGTGCGTACAGAAACTGCTGAAGGAGACTCAAGGGCAGACTCAAGTCCTAGGGATTAGTTGTAGCTCAAAGGCTTATGCAGGGATGGAAATGCCAGGAGCCTGCTGCATGTAGGGAGTGTTGAGAAACGGTTGTTCcttgttgtttgtgttttcaggCACGGCGATCTCTGTGCATGGCAGCGCTCGTCATGGGACAGAAAAGACTCAGCGACCGCTCTgagatgctaaaaaaaaagcaggagccATTTTCTGATTACAACGAGCTGGGTTTTAACCTGAGGTCAAATATCTTCCAAGGTAAGGGATGCCTGTACCTATGCTTGATCTTCAAGCTTGTCCTGTCTGCATTGTGCCTgggctcagagcagctgtgttGGTTTGGATAGAGGTTTGGCTGTAGGCAACCCACATTTCCTCTCACTTCTTCCATCCACAGTCACTCTTTTCCCAAGAAATGAAAGCTAGAGCCTCCCTTTCTACATacttctcctctcccctttAATTTCCAAGGCATGAAAAGTGAAGCTGTATCATGACCCCAGTTCTCCCTGTTCAGAGCTAAATGAACACCACTTGGAATTCATCTCTTGTCTCAAATTACCTCAATTTTCAATACTAACATTACTTATCTTCAAGATATATAGAGATATGGTCCTTTGACATCTCAAACCTCTGTTAGGTATTGAAGATTGCATTGTCCTGGGCTTTGTCACATAGTAAAGAGGAGCATCTTGTCCCAGGAAGctcaaaattattattatcaaGGAGAGGGTacaataaaaaggaaactaaGGAGGAGAGAATGAAAATAGTGCTCCCCAAGTGGCCAGAAGTCAAGAGGCAGTAAACCGATGATGCAGGTTAGGAGCTAATTGTAAGTATTATGGCAGAATAGGAGCTCAGGAAGGCCTGGAGTGGTAAGATGGTGCTTTTTGTGGAGCTGTAATGTTGAGTAGGAAGTTACTCACTTGAATGAGGAGATTCAAGGGGAGATCAGGTGGACACTTGAGTAAGGAAAGAGCAATGGGATACAAATAAAGGTGATACCCTTGCTGTACCCTCTATGCACGTCTCATCCTtaagaatgaaaagcagataCACTAGCAAACATAAGCTCCCTCCTGGGTGATGATGAACCTATTATTCAGCAGCAAGCCACACATCTAATCAAAGGTATTGCAGTCAACACATGACTTTTCCTGTGCCCTTGAAACTGCTGGTGTTGCTCCTCCGCTTCAGTTCCAGGACTGCATTAGGGCGATATCTGCATACATTTCCTCATTTGCTATTCCTTGTAGGTGGCCcactggaaagcagaagctTGATGAAAGATTCCTACACGCCTGATGTAATTCAGAAGGCAACCAGAGATCCCAGGAACTGGCATGGAAGGAGGATTGACGATCTAGGTATGGAATCTGCCAGGAAAAGGATGTTGCTGAATTCCTGAGAAGGGTGCTGCTTCTGCCAAGGGTAATGGATGAATCTGGGCAAAGAGAGGCGACTAAAAATTGGCATTTTCACAAGAGAGGATTTCTGCAACTAGAAAAATCCCTGAGGGATAACGGCGTTAGAAGGGAGGCTGTAACTGAACCATCGTTTTCTTCTTTACAGGGAAGTGGCATCAGAAAAATGCCCTAAATCTTAACCTGCAGAAAGCATTGGAGGATAaatatgggaagaaaaaagccaagCCCTAGAAGATGAAGGTTAAGTACTGAATTGCATTCACCAGCCGATCTTCTTCAGCCATCTAATAAACTTCCACGCAGAGCACAAACCCATGGCTTAATAGTTGTCAACTAcagatttgtttctgttgctctccttccctctcaGAGTGTCTTTGAGagagaaatgcatttgcatTCAGATGTATATATACCTTTGATGGTCACTGGTAAAATGGGCCTGACTGAGGTGAGAAGTACATGCCCTTTCAGAGGGTAGAAGGATGTGGTAGTGAGAGGAGGCCATATAAGCACATAAGGTGGAGTGGGATCGATGATGCAGGGCCAGGAATCCCAGTGAGTGGTGTTAGAGGACAACGGGGAGAATGAAGTCCAGATGGAAGTGAGCAGGACTGTTGAATGTCACCCTCTCTGAATCCACAGTGTGAATGGACTCCTACTGAAGCTCTCATAAACTGTACTCATCCCTGCTAGCCCTTTCCTAATCTCCCAGAGAAGCATCATCACCAGTCTGTGTGCATCTACCGCACAGTCTGCACAATCTGAAGTTCAGAAAGGGTATCTGAAGAATAACCCAGGATCACCAAGAGGCTTGAATGCTGCCAGACATGCAGGGTGTTTGGGGATTCCTGTTGGTCCTTACTGCAGGATTGGTCCTTCCAGCTCGATAAGGTGTACCAGTTCAGTGAAGCAATTCATGTCTGGAAATAGTGATGTCCTGAGTCTTCCTGTCTGGTCCCAAGTTTTCACAGTTTTGAAAGACTGCTGCTCCATTAAGTGATACATACTGTTTGGGGTCAGAATTAGGATTTTTACTCTACCCTTCATTGGCTGGGGATTAGGTAACAGTACGCTGACTGCATAAAAGCAGCGAAGGATgaactgctctgctcttgtgcaGCCTTATCTCAAACACTGCATGCAGTTTTTGGCACCAATACAAGAAGgatataaaactattagagagaGTCCAAAGGAGGtctacaaagatggtgaagggtctgaagGGTAAGATGCATGAAGggtggctgaggtcccttggtttgctcaGTCCAGAtcagaggaggctgaagggaggcCTCGTGGCAGCATACACTGCACTGCTCTGTAGGAACACCCTGTTCTGGGTTCATCTGTCACTGACGACCAGTGTGCATTCAGGTACATAACAAATACCATCTTCTGAAACAGTGCAAGGGGCAAGTCCTAATCCAGAAATCATGAATATTGTTTGGCATACCGAAAGTAGGCGGTTCAGTGTATGGTTAGCTAGTACACACACAAGACATAACATGTGGGCTGAATCAGCATACAGATTTACAGCTCTCTTCCTAATGTCTGAGCAGACAGACTGTGGAATTACTCTACAGCTTGGAGAAAATGCACTTTGCTACCCATGAAAGGCTAATGAAGAGACTcaatcagaaggaaaacacactGGAAGGTCTTGGTGTACCATTACGTGCTGTCACAAACCATGTTGTTTGCCTTCcgcagcaaagagcagcaaagtcATTTTGCTCACTTCCtataaattaatgtatttataagCAGTTAAATGATACAAAACAGTTGACATTGTATAATGGACTTGAATGAGTGGCAGCTGTTTGATGCCAAATGAACACACACATGTGACAATCCCCCTTCATCTCCTGTGCTTCACCAAATGACAGCACAGACAGGGGCAAACACTTTGTGATGGGTGACACATCAAAAGCTGCCTAGATAACTGAAATGGCTTTCAAGGAGACAGCTCAGCTCCTGGAATCAATCAATACTTGAAGTTTCTGAGTGCTGAACAGAATAATTTAGCCAGAATCTTGGCTAGGAACACTGCTATGTGGCACTCCATGATGACTGGATTGCTTTGGGTACCCAAACATGCATATTTAAAGCCAGTTTTGGGATCTCCAAATAGCATGTCAGACACGAGTAGGCAAAAATTGGTCTGAAATAAGCGCTCACTGCAGCTGAAAGTCTCCCTTCTACCCATTCATCTCCTCTCAGCTATTCATTCTTGCTTGCTTACTTACCTGCCAACAATTTGAACCAATTCAACTTGATGATCAGTGGAAGATCAgtacagaagggaaagaaaaacaaagttaacGATTCAAATTTATTAAGGAAAAGATCTCATTACAGTTAAGGCAATGAGTGGAAAAGCTCTGCAGATGTTGGAGAAGAGgagtggaaaataaatggaaagggAAACGGCTTTTCGTTGCCTTTTTTATACAGCGAGAAATTAGTTGGTCTCTGCTGTACAATCTCACTAAGCCCTTTGCAAtgtatttcagtgattttaCCAGGTCTTATCATTGGGTGGCAGCTGTGAGCCAATGTTTTATCTAGCAGGCAAGcgcttacaaaaaaaatgggTTATTCTCTGGCTTAGTTAAACTGTTTACCAAAATAGCTATTTAAGTGCTGTTTCAGTCATCTATAAACAGTTAATGCGCTTGAAATATAGACAACCATACTATAGCAATTTGAAATCGAAGAGACCAATTACATACAAGGTActtgataggacaaggggaaatgatttcaaactaaaagagaggagatttaga
The Numida meleagris isolate 19003 breed g44 Domestic line chromosome 1, NumMel1.0, whole genome shotgun sequence genome window above contains:
- the TEX33 gene encoding testis-expressed protein 33 isoform X2 encodes the protein MDQEEEATVEVPACPGLDVAQGDSVLANSASVEPEEGKNKHLPAGLSLSRQRTSQKTSSRASCKISKSPTAQNHHSRTVEEEREDTSATKDPRSRNSISRLSAASRQREAENTKYMSNSKELVAGQQQTSGSKMPGSPWKTTKAKEICRSASESLSSLAPDMKAEWKVPLEKKYSFTHDNSKNKFASVDELTSNEEARRSLCMAALVMGQKRLSDRSEMLKKKQEPFSDYNELGFNLRSNIFQGGPLESRSLMKDSYTPDVIQKATRDPRNWHGRRIDDLGKWHQKNALNLNLQKALEDKYGKKKAKP
- the TEX33 gene encoding testis-expressed protein 33 isoform X1, with the protein product MDQEEEATVEVPACPGLDVAQGDSVLANSASVEPEEGKNKHLPAGLSLSRQRTSQKTSSRASCKISKSPTAQVTMKNSTYIKSKASPSVKYIQTKRQSKQHLQAKTPHMQNHHSRTVEEEREDTSATKDPRSRNSISRLSAASRQREAENTKYMSNSKELVAGQQQTSGSKMPGSPWKTTKAKEICRSASESLSSLAPDMKAEWKVPLEKKYSFTHDNSKNKFASVDELTSNEEARRSLCMAALVMGQKRLSDRSEMLKKKQEPFSDYNELGFNLRSNIFQGGPLESRSLMKDSYTPDVIQKATRDPRNWHGRRIDDLGKWHQKNALNLNLQKALEDKYGKKKAKP